A segment of the Camelus dromedarius isolate mCamDro1 chromosome 34, mCamDro1.pat, whole genome shotgun sequence genome:
AGTGTCTAGTATATAATCTAAACTCTTtagcctggcattcaaggcccttctCAGTCCATAGAGTAGTTTAgggtcattcattcacttttttgaATGCAGCATGACTACTTCCACTTCTATGGCAAGCTACTTTAACAAGAACCTTGAGTTATCTGTCACCTCAGAgtctagttttatatatatatatatatatatatattttttttttttggtagttgcTTTCTCTGTGTTCAATGAAGATATCAAAATCTGGCTAGTTCTTCAGAGACAGTGTTAAGCTTAGCTTGTATATTAAGCACTCTGACTTTAACTTGTTTTGTAGGAAATGGAAACATTTGTAGCAAGCACTTAATATAGtatctcatttagttctcatAAAATCCTACCAAGTAGTTAATTTTAATCTTACTGTATTAGAAGAGCACACTGAGACACCAAGTTATATAAAATAAGCACAAGTTTCTACATCTAATGACTGATGGAATCAGGATTAGAATACTGGTAGGTCCACCTGACTTCAAAATCCATGGTATTTCTACTACTTAGTTATATAGCATCTTGagtgagaaaataaagataatgacaCTGTCCTTGGGCAGGTTGCTTTTCTCCTTGTAgttgtattttattctaaaaactGTGGTTCCTTCTCTAGCCGGGAGacacaaagattcatttattGTCTATGTCTGTATTTTCAttatcagtgttttaaaatttgcattatatttaatacagttatttcataaaaagttttaaaaagtcattaaaatgaaTGAGGATACGAATAGCATTTCACATACCTCTGAGCCCTAGAACTTAGATGTTAGAAATAATCTGGGCTTCACCTAATCCAGTCCtgtccttttacagatgaagaatttgTGACTGAAACACTGAAACAGGTCACCTggtggaagggaggggaaaacagttcttggctgagctgaaattcagtttttttgATTTCCACTTGAATTATGTTCCCTTCTTCCCCTTTTGATAGGGGAATAGATGCTTTCCTGGCAGACAAATTAAGAGAATCGCAGTGCAGGTCACAGGGGTGGGCTGCCTGCTGGAGACTCTCTGGACCCTCGGCTCAGAAGTCTTCGCAGAGCCTGCTTCACCTCCTTGTTGCGCAGAGTGTAAATGAAAGGGTTGAGCATGGGCGTGACTATCGTGTAGGAGACAGCAGgggccccagctcctgcccctgccccgctGGAGCGAGGCTGCAGGTAGATACAGACGGGCGGCACGTAGTACAGGAGCACCACTGTGAGGTGCGAGGTGCAAGTGGAGAAGGCGCGCTGCCGGCCCTCGGCTGTGCGGATGCGCAGCACCGCCGCCACGATGAAGATGTAGGATGTGACAATGAGGATTAGGCAACCTGTAGCCACGATGCCAATGTTGACTAGCATGACAAGCTCATTAACCGTGGTGTCTGCACAGGCCAGCTTCAGCACAGGGGGGATGTCACAGAAGAAGTAGGCGATGTGACGGGGCCCACAGTAGAGCAGGTGGAAGGTGAGGGAGGTATGGATGGCAGAGTGCACAGCACCTATGGCCCAGGTGATCCCAGCCAGCCCTGCACACATACGCCTGCTCATGGCCACTGGGTAGTGCAGGGGTTGACAGATAGCCAggtagcggtcataggccatgacTGTGTACAGGAAGCACTCGGTGCTGGCCAGAAAGTGGAAGCAGTAAAGCTGTACAGCGCAGCCTCCAAAGGAGATCATCTTCCCATGCAGAGTCAGGAGGCCTGCCATGACCTTGGGCACTGTCACTGTAGACAGACATGCATCCAGGAAGGAGAGGTGCCCCAGGAAGTGGTACATAGGGGAGCGGAGGCGAGGGTCAGAGCCCACAGTTAAGAGAATGAGGAGATTCCCAGTCATGGTGCTGCtatagaggaggaggaagaggaggaagaagaggctaGGATGTTCAGCTGTGTACATCAGACCCTCCAGGAAGAAGGAGTCCACCACAGTCTGGTTGGAGTCTTCTGTCTCCATGGCCATCTTCTCACACACAGAAGAAACTGACATCAACAGACGTAAACAGCCATCCTCCTTTCCTGAAATGTCGTTAGTCATTGGTCTATGTCATCTTGGTCTTGCCTCATAAATGAGAGAAAGATGTGCAAGTTCAATTCACTCCCTTGACCTAGCCTAGTGTTATCTTGCTACCCTTTCAAAATAAGTCTTTCAGCATGAGATCCACAACCTGCAATTTGAGGCACATAAAGGactataaaaattatttggaaaaatgtactCTGCAAATAATAGCAATATAAATATGGATTATAAATCTTATTCTCATGGAGCAcatatgttttgcaaataatcCAGAATTGTGATGCCTCTGCTCTGCTAATTTATTCTGCCATACTTAAGATATGCATAGCCAGGTTCTTACTGCCTTGTGTCAGCAGGGAGTTGCATGTCATCTTCTGGGGAGACCTGCCCAGGGTTTGGGTGTATTACATCAGCCAGGAACATAGCAGTCCTATCCATTCTTCACCCAGAGGGAGTTCTTTAGAATTTCAGGTCCCCACAACCAACTCTCAAGTGTATGACTAATACAGCCTTAGAGACTTGACGGAATAATTATCAGGGCAAATTGTTCAGTACATTTCATGCTCTTCCTGTAAATCTTTATTTCAACCTTTTGGGAAATGTTTTCCTATTCCATTGTTGTTGAGCCTGAAATGAAATTTAAgagttttcttcaatttttttcaatccTTTTACTCTTAAACCTAATTAtatgaaaattttgtttaaaCTGATCATTTCTGTTGTATCTTCAGTTCCCATAGATTTTACTTAACCCTGCCTCTGCATATTTATACCTAAATTTACACAATGGTGTTTTATGTCTCAACTCTCATCCCAATCTCACTCACTTCTCTAACATATCAAATGTTTCTATATTCCATTTCTTTGTCAGTCTTCTTAAAACAACATGTTTATCGCTCCCATTTATAGTTCCTCTCTGCCTAAGGCATAAATTGACTCTGTGATGTTCAAAATTAtctgcaaactgtttcctttattATCAAGAAATCTTTATCTTCTGCAATCACCTGAAGAAACCCTTCTTATCTAGGGATGCTGTTTGCCTCGTCTCCTCAATTTGCCAtagtctcccccaccccacctcccccagtctTA
Coding sequences within it:
- the LOC105094526 gene encoding olfactory receptor 10S1, translated to MSVSSVCEKMAMETEDSNQTVVDSFFLEGLMYTAEHPSLFFLLFLLLYSSTMTGNLLILLTVGSDPRLRSPMYHFLGHLSFLDACLSTVTVPKVMAGLLTLHGKMISFGGCAVQLYCFHFLASTECFLYTVMAYDRYLAICQPLHYPVAMSRRMCAGLAGITWAIGAVHSAIHTSLTFHLLYCGPRHIAYFFCDIPPVLKLACADTTVNELVMLVNIGIVATGCLILIVTSYIFIVAAVLRIRTAEGRQRAFSTCTSHLTVVLLYYVPPVCIYLQPRSSGAGAGAGAPAVSYTIVTPMLNPFIYTLRNKEVKQALRRLLSRGSRESPAGSPPL